In Trichocoleus desertorum NBK24, the following are encoded in one genomic region:
- a CDS encoding DUF565 domain-containing protein: MQNTRLNNLVDGVLGQLGRWLRNPWRRLSVLVISVLFGIFSGTAIPTTTGQAATWDIVAAAVLMAFTEAISRIVYSNRQGATQSLLLEALNAVKLGLIYGMFIEAFKIGS; encoded by the coding sequence ATGCAAAACACCCGCCTAAACAACCTTGTAGATGGAGTGCTGGGTCAGTTGGGACGGTGGTTGCGTAACCCTTGGCGACGGCTATCGGTGCTGGTGATCAGCGTGCTCTTCGGAATCTTCTCAGGGACAGCCATTCCAACTACTACTGGGCAAGCAGCCACATGGGACATTGTTGCAGCCGCAGTTTTAATGGCGTTTACAGAAGCAATTAGCCGAATTGTTTACAGCAATCGTCAGGGGGCAACACAATCACTGCTGCTAGAAGCTTTAAATGCCGTTAAACTGGGCCTGATTTATGGCATGTTCATTGAGGCATTCAAGATCGGCAGTTAG